One Candidatus Delongbacteria bacterium genomic window, AGTTTTTTTTATAATTTTGATTACGCTTTTTATTGATTGTAAAGCAAAAGAATCAGGTAAATATAACATCTCTGGAACAATTGGAAATATTCCTGATAGTACTGTTGTAACTCTTCTGAAAACTTATGCCGAAATATCTATTTCAGTAGCATCTGATACTATTATTAATGGAAACTTTAATTTTTCAGGCAAATTAGATCCTGATATATCAGAAATGTCATTGAGAATGAAAGATCAAACTAAATATTCAGGTTTATGTCAATTCTTCATTGGAGAATCAGAGATAAAGATAACAGGTAATAATGGGTATTTAAGTACTTGGAAAATTGAAAGTGATTTACCAGATCAAATTGTTGAAAATAAAATTAAAGAATTAACAAGTAGAATCATTTACGAATTTGATAGTTTGTATTTAATACAAAACATTAACTACTCGAAAAGGATATATGATGACATTAAGACTAGAAATAAAATAGATTCTTTAAGATCAGTTAAAAATCAAATTGAATTAGATTTTTTTACTGAAAATTTTAATTCAACTAATGCTGTATCTCATTTGTATAATATATTAACTACAGAAAATCCTATAGAAGTTAATTTAGTAAAAAAAATATATCCGAAAATAGAGCAGGATTTTTTAAAATCTCGAGAAGGTCAAGGTATAAAAAACTTTTTTAACAAATTACTTCCTCTTGAAATTGGAGATAAATTCAGAGATTTTGAAGCTTATGATATTTATGGAGAGGCTCATAAACTATCTGATTATTTAGACAAATACATCCTACTTGATTTCTGGAGTGTTGGTTGTTATCCTTGTATACAGTCGATTCCTGAATTAAAAAAAATGTATGACAAATATAAAGAGAAATTAAACATTGTTGGAATCAATACAAATACAAAAAAAGAGTTTTGGATTAGTGTATCAGAAAGTGACAGTATTCCTTGGGTTAATCTATCTGATGGGAAAGGTCATTATGGAGGATCTTACCATTTGTACGGAATTAAAGGCGTTCCGAACTATTTTCTTATAAATAAAGATGGAGTAATCATTGAAAAACTTTTCGGTTATGGTGTCGGTAGTATAGAACAATTGCTGTCAAAATATCTAGAGTAATTTTGAATGAATAAACAACATTTAACAAAACTATTGTGTCAACTGATGATACATATGAAACAAGATTTATACAATAGTCACCAAGCTAAGAATCAAGAGATAATGGATTTATTCAAACAGGCTTATAGGTTTTTGTATCATGCCAACACCTTCTAAAAGCCGTTTAATTTATCAGATTTAAATTATGAGGTACTAATTTGCATATTTGGAATCCATGGACTGGTTGTCATAAATATAGTGAAGGTTGTAAGTTCTGCTATATTCATAAAGGAGATGCTAAAAAAGGAGTGGACACAAACAAAATTGTTAAAACTGAAAAGTTCTTAGCACCTATTGAACGTATGAAGCGGTCTGGCGAATACAAGATTAAGCCTGATCAATTGGTATACCTCTGCTTTAGATCTGATTTTTTCATTGAGGAAGGAGACGAATGGAGAGTTGAATGCTGGAATATGATAAAAACCAGATCAGATCTACACTTTATGTTTCTAACCAAACGTATAGAGCGATTTTATCAATGTATTCCTGAAGATTGGGGATCTGGTTATGAAAATGTTACTATTGGTTGTACTATTGAAAATCAAGAAACTGCCGATATTCGTTTATCTAAATTTTCTGAAATGCCAATTATACATAAAAATATTATATGTCAGCCATTAATTGAAAGAATTAATATCAGTCGTTATTTGGACAATGTAGAGCTGGTTGTTGTTGGAGGTGAATCTGATCGAGATGCAAGACCGTTGGATTTTGATTGGGTACTTGACATTAGAGAACAGTGTATGAATAAAAATATTGAATTTCATTTCAGACAATGTGGTACAAATTTCATAAAGGATGGAAATATGTATAAATTAAATGTTAGAGCTCTATGCAGTCAGGCTAGAAAAGCTAATGTCGACTTTGTACCATGCAAATAAACTTCTAAATGTTAGGATGTTTGATAATTACAAGTATATTGATAGATCATTAACATTTAATATAATTGTCCGTAATTATTTAAATAGATAGCCCTTCTTACCTGTTTGAGTAAATCCATGAGAATTTATTTTCCAAAATAATGGATTGTAAAACTTTGTAATTACAAACGCAGTTTTTATTATCATTTAGTAGTACTATACAATAAAATAAGGCTGATGCTATGAATAATTAAACTAATTTTTTTGATCAATTCACTAGTAATTTGATATTTTTATATGTAGACTTATAAGGTCTAATTCTTAATTACTGTTAAAAAAGCTATAAGTTTATTAAACTCTATTGGAGAAAAGATTCAATATTTTTATTATTTTCTTTGTTTACTGGAATTTCTGAATTTAATTTATCTGCCATTACAAATTTATGCTGATTACGATACCATTTAACTATTTTAGCGATTTTATCTTGATTAACTATGTATGAACGATGAATTCTTTTGAAGTTTGAAGGTAATTTTTCTGCCAATTCGCTTATTGTTTCTCCTGCTACAAAGCTTAGATCATAAGTGTAAATTATTGAATATTTATCTTCAGATTTCACATAAACAATATCATCATAATTTACAAATAGTATTTCATTTCCAACTTTGATACTCAGCTTTTTTGTTTTTTTGCTTTTTAAATGATTCATTAAAATTTCGACATTATTTTGGAGTGTTTTATCACCTGAAAAACGATTAAACTTAGTAATCGCCTGGGAAAGCGAACTCTTACTAATTGGTTTTACAAGATAGTCGACAGAGAATGTGCTGAACGCCTTCAATGCAAATTCATCATAGGCTGTAGTGAAAATAACTAAAGGAGAACAAGTAATTTTTTCAAGTACCTCAAAACCATTAAATCCAGGCATTTCAATATCTAGAAATATAAGATCAGGCTGATGATAATTAATTTTTTCGATAGCATTAACTCCATCATACGCTTCATCGATGATGTCAATATCTTGTTCTTCAGTTAGCATTTGACGTAATCTATATCTTGCTATTTCTTCGTCATCAATTATTATCGCTGAAAACATCATATTTCACCTTTAATTTTTTTTGGGTAAGTATATTGAAACTAAAAAACCATCACTAGAGTCAATTTTCAGATTAAACTTATTTCCATAAAGTAGCGTCATTTTTTTTCTCAAATAGTCTAAACCAAAGCCTGTTTTATCAACTAAACTATCTGATGCTATTGTTCCTCCAGAACCGTTATCTTTTACAATTATTTTGATGCCATCACTACTTTTGTTACAATTAACTTCAATATATCCATTATTTCGCATTTTTGAAATTGCATGCTTTATAGAGTTTTCAATAAGTGGTTGAATGATCAATGGAGGTATATTGAAGTTAGCTATCTCTTTTTCAACTATAAATTTATAGGTTAATCTTTTTCCGAATCTTATTTTTTCAATATCTAGGTAGTTCTTGCATATTTCTATCTCTTCAGATAGACTAACATAATCCTTTTTAGCACTTTGCAATGTGTATCTTAAAAGATCTGAAATCTGTAAAATCATATTTTCAGCTGATTTAGGATCAAATGAAATTAGCCCAGCAGTAGAATTTAAAGAGTTAAAAAGGAAATGAGGATTTATCCTAGATTGTAAGGACAGTAATTCAGCTCTTGTTTTATCCTCTTCTAACTTTAAACTTCTAATTTTATTGGATTTAATTTTTAAAATGAAGAGTAGTAGACTAATTAGAAAAATAACTAGCACAATACTTAATATTACTAAGTAATTAAATTTTACACTTTTAAACTCTAACTCTTTTTTTCTATTATCTTGAAATATCTTTTCAATTTCAAGTTTATGTTCAATTTTTTCAACTTCATCGGAAAAAGAGTAAAAATTGGCTGGACTATCCAAGTATACAAACAGCATATAAACCTTTCGAGCTTCATGGAAATTGCTCATAGCATTGTAAAGACCATATATATTAAGTAAAGCATACTTTTTATTACTATTGTTTTTTGTTACTTCAGCTATCTGCAAAGCTGAGTTGAAATATTCTTCTGCCTGAGTGTATTTATTTTTACTTTTTGCTAGATTACCAAGATTGATAAGTGATGTAAACATAGTCAATTTATCATCACTTGTTCGACAATAGTCATAAACCATGTTATAATAGATTTCAGCTTCTTCATAATTTCCTGAAAGCTCATACGCATCACCTATATTATTATATAATTTAATTATATAATAATCATCTCCTACTTTATCTGTAAGAGCTAAAGCACTATCATAAGCTTGTAGACTTTTTTCAAAATTGTAGCTGTACCTGTAGTTTAGACCGATATTATAGAATATCTCCTTTTTCAAAAACTTATCGTCTGTTTTATTACAATACTCTAAAGCTTTTTGTAAGCTAACTTCAGCTTTGTCAAAATTACGCAAACTGATTTGTAGTTTGCCAATATTATAATAATCAATTTGAATGGATCTACTTTCCAAAAAATTCTGTTTTATATCGAGAGCCTTGTATCTTAAATCTAATGCTGTGTTTAACTGACCATTAATACTATATAGATTTGCCAAGAAAAGAAGTGATAGATATTCTCCTTTTTTATAACCTATCCTTATCGCCTCATCTCTAGCTTTAATTGCATACTCTGAACTTTTATTAAAATCAAAATCCATACATTGTGCACTGAGTTGAAGTAGATTATCTACAAGGTTTGGACCAGATGTAACAGATATAATATGTGTCAAGCTATCAACTTTTTGCTGTGAGTAGTTATAGTCAAAATTATCTCTGCCTAGTAAAAGTATCGATAAGAGAAGTATTAGTATTATTTTATTCATGGAAACCATCTTTTAATTTTGTAATCTGTATACAGTGAATAATATAAAAGCAGCGGGAGCTTTATCTATATTTATTTCTTATATGGTACAATTTATTACCCAAAGAGAGCATTTCATAACGTCAAAGGCGACACTACTCACACTTTTAAAAGCACTTTTTAATCTACTGGAATCTCCTTTGAGCGGAAAATAGCAAAAAAGAAATTAACTACAATTAAATTTTATCTAATTAACAAAAGGAGAAAATTATGAAAAAAGTGATTAGCCTCATATTTCTTGTGCTAATTGTTTCCTGTATTTTTGACTCAAGTGAAGATGAAAAGAATAATCAAAACCAATCTGTTCCCGAAGTAGTTGATTTAGGCCCAACTGATGATGAACATGATATTTGTATTGCAATGTCTTACTCTGACCCTCAGCCTATGGATGAAAACTTGAAACATTTTTATATACTTGTTACAGCCTCGGAAGGAAGTCCACAAGATATAGAGAATGTTACAGTCGAAATACAGGGAAAGAATATTGAGATGGAATACGCCGACTATGGAAAAGATTTCTATATTGCGTATTTTTATGAAGAATATGCTCATACGTATTCATATAAGATTACTGTTGACGGTAAAACTGTTGAATCTGAAATAACAGTACCAAATGAGATGTTTATAAATTTTCCAAATGAGTTGATTGAAGGGGATTCTGTTTATATTAGCTGGACTACAGAAAAAAATCCACAGGTAATATACCTTGAAGCCCATCAACAAAAATTAGATTGGACAGTAATAGGTGGCAGTGGTACTAACTTTGCTCCTTCGGAACGAAATTTTACTATTCCAGCTGAATGGTTATGGAGTGTTGAATCTGGTGTAGAGCAAAGAGTCATTCAGATGGGTCAGTACAATTACACACTAAAAGACCGCTTCTATTTTACGATAAGTGATAGCCCTTTCAGAGTTTACTAAATTGGAGAAAATATGAGATCCTTAGTATGTTTGTTTATGAGTTTATTGATTTTAAATTGTGAATCAACTGACTCTCATGAACAAAAATATGATCCCTTAGAGGATGGTAAAATAAAAATTGCTTTATATTCTGACGAAGGTGCTCATATTTCTTGTATAACAGCTGCAGAAAAAATGTTTGAATGGATGGAGTATGAAGTCGAAAGAGTTTATGCTGACTCTGTAAATTATGGAAATATAAAAATTTATGATCTGTTTTATTTCCCTGGAGGTAGTTCTAGTTTTTATAGAGAGAAAATAAATGAAGAAGGTCGAGATAAACTTAGATCACTTATTGATGAAGGAAGAGGATTCATTGGTACATGTGCTGGTGCAATTACGCTGCAGAAGTTCAAACCTGGTATGGAATGAGTTGGTCTAACAACCAATTGGGAGTCTTTTCTGGAATGGCTGTCGGTCCTATACCCGAAATCTATACCGATCCTGATTTTGGAATGTGTGAAATCAGACTGGATTTAAATCATGCTGTAAACTATGGAGAACCTTTAAGTCATAAAATTATGTATTATAATGGTCCTTATTTTGATTCAGACTATCCCTTTGATACTATTGCTACGTATGCTATAGGCGGAAAAGCTTCAATAATTGGGTCTAATTATGGTAATGGGAGAGTATTTTTGACTGGCCCTCATCCAGAATGGGAGGAGGACGATTCACGAGACGGTGTATCATACTTTGATAGCTTTGATGATGATGGATCAGAATGGAATATGATGAAAAATGCGGTTAATTGGTGCTTACGATTATAAAATTTGACATAAATAATATAGAGAAATCCTAAAGTCAGATCTTATAAAATATGTTAGATTTCTGTTGTAAATGAACTTCAATTTACTCGTTTTTGTGTTAAATAAAACTGATCAAGCAAATTATTTAATAATCTTAGATCTGAATTTTTAGATCTAAGATTATTTTAGTTTTTTGGCTAAGTGATTTCGAAACTATTACTATAATGTTACCAAAAAAATATAACTAAAATGTAGTAATACTATAATAATGCTATTTGGTTTTTAATTTTAAAGTTTTATATCCAGATTCTGCTTAAATGATTATTAAATATCATTTCGATAGACTTTTTGTTTTAATCTGTTAAAATTATTCTTATCATTATCAAATAATTGATTTAATAGGAAACATTATCATGAATAAAACTTTATTCAAAAAAATTGACTGTCTAAGATTGTTTGTTGATAACCTTGATAATGGGTTGAAATTTTATAGAGATTCTCTCGGGCTCAAACTTATTTGGAAAACTGAATTTTCTGCAGGTCTTAGCTTTGATGATAATATTACAGAACTTGTAATTCAAACAAAAGATAAGTGGCAAGAGACAGATATTATGGTCGATTCTGTAGAAGAAGCAGTTGAAATCTTAAAAAATGCAGGCGGTAAAATTGTAGATGGTCCGTTTGATATTGATATTGGAAAATGTGCAGTAGTTAATGATCCGTGGGGAAATGAATATGTAATACTTGATTCTACCAAGGGTAATTATATTACCGACGAACGAAGTAGTATCATTGGTGTTAGTAAATCTGTTAAAAAGTTTAACCTTAAAATAGAGAAAGCATCTGAAAAGTTTGCTGAAAATTTTCTTGATATGTGCAAGGAACATATCGATTTCGGCGAATCAAGTTATAATTATCCAACCATGGAAATTGTAAAAAAACTGATTGAGAATATACTGAAATTTGAAAAAGGTGATGTCCCTGAAGGAAAATTGAAATTTTTAGCGTTCTGGTTTTTCATCGATGATAAAATGGTCGGCTCTTCAAGGCTTAGACCGATACTAAATGAAGATTTTGAGTTTGAAGGTGGTCATATTGGTTATGATGTTAGACCTAGTTTAAGAAAGAGTGGTATAGGTACAGAAATTCTTAAACTTACTCTTAAGAAAGCTGCTGAATATGGGTTAAGTGAGGTTATAATTACCTGTGATGATGAGAATGTTGGCTCATACAAAATTATTGAAAACAATGGTGGTGTTCTAATTAATAAAGCAGTAAGTAAAAGGGATGGAAAATTGA contains:
- a CDS encoding AhpC/TSA family protein; this translates as MKQAVFFIILITLFIDCKAKESGKYNISGTIGNIPDSTVVTLLKTYAEISISVASDTIINGNFNFSGKLDPDISEMSLRMKDQTKYSGLCQFFIGESEIKITGNNGYLSTWKIESDLPDQIVENKIKELTSRIIYEFDSLYLIQNINYSKRIYDDIKTRNKIDSLRSVKNQIELDFFTENFNSTNAVSHLYNILTTENPIEVNLVKKIYPKIEQDFLKSREGQGIKNFFNKLLPLEIGDKFRDFEAYDIYGEAHKLSDYLDKYILLDFWSVGCYPCIQSIPELKKMYDKYKEKLNIVGINTNTKKEFWISVSESDSIPWVNLSDGKGHYGGSYHLYGIKGVPNYFLINKDGVIIEKLFGYGVGSIEQLLSKYLE
- a CDS encoding histidine kinase; the protein is MNKIILILLLSILLLGRDNFDYNYSQQKVDSLTHIISVTSGPNLVDNLLQLSAQCMDFDFNKSSEYAIKARDEAIRIGYKKGEYLSLLFLANLYSINGQLNTALDLRYKALDIKQNFLESRSIQIDYYNIGKLQISLRNFDKAEVSLQKALEYCNKTDDKFLKKEIFYNIGLNYRYSYNFEKSLQAYDSALALTDKVGDDYYIIKLYNNIGDAYELSGNYEEAEIYYNMVYDYCRTSDDKLTMFTSLINLGNLAKSKNKYTQAEEYFNSALQIAEVTKNNSNKKYALLNIYGLYNAMSNFHEARKVYMLFVYLDSPANFYSFSDEVEKIEHKLEIEKIFQDNRKKELEFKSVKFNYLVILSIVLVIFLISLLLFILKIKSNKIRSLKLEEDKTRAELLSLQSRINPHFLFNSLNSTAGLISFDPKSAENMILQISDLLRYTLQSAKKDYVSLSEEIEICKNYLDIEKIRFGKRLTYKFIVEKEIANFNIPPLIIQPLIENSIKHAISKMRNNGYIEVNCNKSSDGIKIIVKDNGSGGTIASDSLVDKTGFGLDYLRKKMTLLYGNKFNLKIDSSDGFLVSIYLPKKN
- a CDS encoding DUF5131 family protein; translated protein: MHIWNPWTGCHKYSEGCKFCYIHKGDAKKGVDTNKIVKTEKFLAPIERMKRSGEYKIKPDQLVYLCFRSDFFIEEGDEWRVECWNMIKTRSDLHFMFLTKRIERFYQCIPEDWGSGYENVTIGCTIENQETADIRLSKFSEMPIIHKNIICQPLIERINISRYLDNVELVVVGGESDRDARPLDFDWVLDIREQCMNKNIEFHFRQCGTNFIKDGNMYKLNVRALCSQARKANVDFVPCK
- a CDS encoding response regulator, whose translation is MFSAIIIDDEEIARYRLRQMLTEEQDIDIIDEAYDGVNAIEKINYHQPDLIFLDIEMPGFNGFEVLEKITCSPLVIFTTAYDEFALKAFSTFSVDYLVKPISKSSLSQAITKFNRFSGDKTLQNNVEILMNHLKSKKTKKLSIKVGNEILFVNYDDIVYVKSEDKYSIIYTYDLSFVAGETISELAEKLPSNFKRIHRSYIVNQDKIAKIVKWYRNQHKFVMADKLNSEIPVNKENNKNIESFLQ
- a CDS encoding GNAT family N-acetyltransferase → MNKTLFKKIDCLRLFVDNLDNGLKFYRDSLGLKLIWKTEFSAGLSFDDNITELVIQTKDKWQETDIMVDSVEEAVEILKNAGGKIVDGPFDIDIGKCAVVNDPWGNEYVILDSTKGNYITDERSSIIGVSKSVKKFNLKIEKASEKFAENFLDMCKEHIDFGESSYNYPTMEIVKKLIENILKFEKGDVPEGKLKFLAFWFFIDDKMVGSSRLRPILNEDFEFEGGHIGYDVRPSLRKSGIGTEILKLTLKKAAEYGLSEVIITCDDENVGSYKIIENNGGVLINKAVSKRDGKLIRRYKVVLY